The genomic DNA TCTCCGGCGGCACCTTCACCGGCGGCAGGCCCTGGGCTCGTCGGGGCGCCTTCGGCGGGTATCCGTTTCGTGATGCTTACGTCCTCCGCCGCGCTATGAGAAGCGCCGTCGTTTCGAGGGGCTATGCCAGCAGTCGAGTGGCCGGAGAGGGGCAGCGAGGTGGCCAGCAGAAGCTGAGAAGAGAACAGAGCAAGCGTGGAGAACTTCATGTTGGGAGATGAATGATAGTAAGAACAGAAGGAGACCAACACAGTTGGCTCGTGTGGGTGGCGGACTAGCCGCGGGAGGGTAGATATTAGTTGGCTAGGTAGCTCAGAAGTAAACGGACAAAGTGTGCAACCCATCCCAACTACGGATGCGGAGTTGTACGAAGTTATATGTCAAAAAGACCGCGGGCGCGCGTGTGTGGTTGAGTCTGGTCTCATGGCGTATCTTACACGGCCCCGGAAGTGGCTGGCCTCTCTGAGGGAACCGCATGCCAAGCACAGCGGCATCATGAAACCCACATAAGACCACAAGGATGGACggcctctcctccctcccaccaTCCGTGCTGCCAAGCTCGCCAAGGGACATCTTGTCCCCGCCCCCTCAAGAGCCTCATCGTACGGACCAGTGCAGTAAGTCGACGGGTAGTAATGCATACCGCTGGCGGCTCGCCATGCCACTTTTGCTCGAGGTTCGGCGTCAGCTGTGCTTGGCGGTGTGGCAACTCGTCTCTTCTTGACGATTCCGGATGTTTGGTTCATGCTGAAGAACACAGCTGCGTCAAAACATTGGGGAAGGCATTTGATGAGGTCACAGTGAAGAGACCTAGCGGCCAGGAATCGATTTCATTAACATGGCTATGGAGCGAAACTAGGAATAAGGTAAAAGAGTCTTGCTGGGAGGTCGCTGAGTTAATTGCCCCAAGTCAAAAGTTCGTCTCATCATCCCCAATACCTGCATCTGTCCTCAAACACTAGTCTCTTTTCTCAGGCACAAAAGCAAGTGTTGTCCGTCATTTCTGAAGCCGTCTTCCTCCAGCCCTGAATTTCGGCTGACCTCACattttgggggaggggggggggggggggggaggggagagggttCTCCGTCCCCTTATGCGAGTCTCAGATGACAGGTGTCGTAGGCTAAACTTAGATTCTCAAACGCAAGTTCTTCCGGTGGTCGAATCAAACAGTGGTTGTAATCCCTGTCCCGACCCCTTGCCTCCACGGCGACAACTCTGGTGGACGACGGCCGGCCATGCGACCAATGACTCCGTAGGGTTGGAGCACTTTGCGCCGGGGCCGTCGGCTCAACTTGCTCTGAAGTGAAACGCAACCACGGCAGCACCAGATGGCTGGTTGGCCCCTGTTTGTGATCGGTTCAAGGGTATCAGATTTAATCACTTTTGCGTCGCAAGTCCGGCTCTCACAGTGAGTGAGAGCCGTGTCTGCGTAGACCTCTGAACGTCAACAGTCTGATTTCATTCGAGCATTTTCCAGGCTTCTTATGGGTTTACTCTGGCAGAATCGGGGTGTGAGATAGGTGTGTAACAAAAAGCCCGTACGCCTGAATCGTGAATGCCAATCGGTGGGAAGCATTTTGACTCGTCTTGGCAGTCAGCCCATTTTGACTCGCTCTTCATGTTCGGTGGTATCCCGGCAAGTGAAGCATCTGGCCATTTTCAGGGTCCTCCTGCGAGCCGTCATCGCTTCCGCCTGCACGACCCGGGCCTCGAGCTTGTGACCTGCCCGTTCCAACGTGTTGGTTCCAGCGATTTACCTTGCTGCAGAGGTGGAAAGGACCTTATTTTTGGCTTGTACCAACTCTGTTCATGCACTACAATCTGTTTCTCGGTGAAGAAGGCGTTCGACTTGGCAGTGGCTTACCTCCACTACATGAGTTGAGCCTCGACGGTCAAGCAAATGTGCACGCGTGCCGTGGACAGATCGATGTATTTCTGTTAGGAAGCACCCGAAATCTCCCAATTTGTTCACTTTGAACCTTGACAGTTGCCTCACGAGCTGTTGCGGTCCTAGCTGTCATGAGTACTGGATTGTTCCCCAGGGCGGACGGCATCCGGCGTTGGTTCCGTAAAAGTGGATATGGGGCCGGGTCAGACCCGGAGCTCGGTTTCGGCTACTCCAGCGCCGTCCACCTAACTATAAATGGAGGGAATTTTGAACAAGAATAAGATGCTAATCCACCCGCAGAGTCTCAAAGCTTCTTAAGCAGCCGCTCTAGAGCGTCGGCACTGTACTTGAGTACAAGGTTCAGGTGTGTTTCGTCTTCCTTGACGTAGAAGTCCGGAGGAGAGCTGAGACGCGAGGCGATCGCCTCGCCCATCCGGAACGGGACATTCGTATCCTTTTTACTATACCACAGCTGAATTGGTATAGAGGAGCGCATATCCTCGAGGCGAAACCCCCAGTCGCTCGTCAAAACCCGGCCATCCTCCATGTGCCCGTCCACGCCCTGCTTGTAATGCTCCCGATAGGAATCGAGCATGATGGTGAGAATCTCAGGATCCCTCAGAGTTGGTAGGTCCGGACTTGCCCAGCTGTACGACTTCTTCGAAAGTCCGTCGCGAACTAGCTCGACCATCTTCTCGTTAGACACGCTGTTCAGCACAGCCATCACTTTGGTCTGCAGCCAGCGAATTATAGCCGGGAAATACATCAGCCCTTTGAAAGTGAGCCAGTTGCCCCAGTTCATGCCCTTAGTGCCGACATCGATCGGGCCCATTCCGCCAATGACAGAGACACCCTTCAGGTTTTCTTCTGGGAGGGAATAGGCGCACGCCAATGCGTAcgggccgccgcccgacACGCCGATGACGCCGTAGGATTGGAGGTTCAGATGCTCCGCCAGTTCGCGTATGTCGTCCGCGTGATCCAGCATCCTGCGGCCGGGCTGAGGAGAGCTGTTGCCGATGCCGGGCCTTTCCACGGCGATGATCCTGGCGCCCAACCTCACGCCAGGCGCGTCGAAGAATGCGCCGCCGGAGAGTCGACAGCCGGGGTAGCCATGCAAGTAAAACACCGCGTGGTGGCCGTTCCTTGCGCCGTAGTATGCGACCCCGAGTTTGCGCCCGTCGGACAAGACGAATTCTTCAGAACCGGAGTCGCCCACGTGGGAGAGGTTCCGTTGCCTGAGTAGAGGCTGCTGGTCTGGGGCGGCATCTGATGTATTTTCTGACCACACCGGCGACACGGCGCCGGAGCGAGCGAGAAGGTCGACGACCCGTAAGCGCGTGTTGGTACTTTGCAGCCCAATATCTCTCAGCACTGCCGCTGACCATGCCCGGAGTATATGCGCCATGAGTAGGGAGATAACTAGAATTGTCGGTCTTTCAGCGAGGTTGTAGGGATGGAGCGCCGGCGTAGCGTGGGAAGGCAAGTTGGATGGGGAAAACCGCGGAGAAGAAGTTGGCTTACTTCAATCGCCTGATTCCTGGCCACGTGCTGCGAACGGGTTTAGGCTAATACGAACCTCACTGCGCCAGGCCTATGCCCCTTGTGGCATTGCATTGTATGCTTACATTTATGTACTTACGCGACAGTCCCTCGTCAAGACATTGTTCCTTGGGCTGTGTTAAACTTCAGTTACACGATGAATCCGGGCTCAAATGCAGCGAAAATATTCACTCGCCGCGGTTGCGCTCATCTAATTCTGGGTCACATAGGGCTGACTGACCACTTCGTGAACTGATGTGAAGAGCTGTTCAGCAACTTGGCACTGTTGATGAAGACGTACTCCTTTTTGTTCTCGAACTTCAACCTCAGAACGCCCCCATCGTGAACAAAACACACCCCCAAAAATGCAGGTCTCCTCTGATTGAGATGTAGTGCATTGTCGTGAACTCAACTCTGAACCCTCTTCCTTTCCATGCGCCTCATCTCTTCGTTCTCCTTTTGTGACTTTCtcacctccttctcggcagACTTCTTCATCTGCCTCTTCGCTACCTCGGGATCCACCCAGCCGACGTTTGGATCAGGCTGACGCCTATTCTGTTCGCTGATGGCCTGTCTTTTCTCTTCAAGCTcctccctcttttccttcttcagctggAGAGATTCCTTCTTGCTCTCCGCTTCGGCATCGGTCATGCCGTTCAGCGCCCGCTGCTCCTTTTCGCGGATAAACCTCTCTTTCGTGGCCTGCCTTGCCTGTCTGCTTGAAGGCGGTAAGCCATAGAGCCGAACGTGGTAATCGATCCCCGTTTGCGATACCCACGAAAGTTCGTACTTTTCTTGACTGATCAATCCACCACGCGAAAGGGTAAATGAGTAGAACCAGGACTCGCCGTCTTCGCTGGATGCATGCGAGGAAGCGGGACGTCTTTGGTATCTTGCATCCAAATATTCTTGCCGGATGTGAAGATtgacctcgtcgacttcaaggAAACATTCGTAGGCAACATCCATCCAATCTTTGGCATCGGCGCCCAAATCGTAGTCGGAATCAGGCATCGAATCCGGGGCTTGACGAGAATACCTACCGTGACTCAGCATGACGTAGATGGTGCAATAGTGCATCGTCGAGTATGCACAGGAAGGATACTCTACTGGCTCTAGGCTTCTATTGTAGAGTGGAAAGAGGGTGATGAGGACGATGTGCAACAAGCGGCACTTTCTAAAC from Colletotrichum higginsianum IMI 349063 chromosome 3, whole genome shotgun sequence includes the following:
- a CDS encoding Alpha/beta hydrolase, which translates into the protein MAHILRAWSAAVLRDIGLQSTNTRLRVVDLLARSGAVSPVWSENTSDAAPDQQPLLRQRNLSHVGDSGSEEFVLSDGRKLGVAYYGARNGHHAVFYLHGYPGCRLSGGAFFDAPGVRLGARIIAVERPGIGNSSPQPGRRMLDHADDIRELAEHLNLQSYGVIGVSGGGPYALACAYSLPEENLKGVSVIGGMGPIDVGTKGMNWGNWLTFKGLMYFPAIIRWLQTKVMAVLNSVSNEKMVELVRDGLSKKSYSWASPDLPTLRDPEILTIMLDSYREHYKQGVDGHMEDGRVLTSDWGFRLEDMRSSIPIQLWYSKKDTNVPFRMGEAIASRLSSPPDFYVKEDETHLNLVLKYSADALERLLKKL
- a CDS encoding Ribosomal protein l32, giving the protein MPTLTLTIRPDFPLPPRPRRRGILFMQLPREVRDQIYEYSLVEPQRHEISHESGCFYKSTQSLRWEPPAFLLKNVVICENPYRLVTESACDCDKRKCISLLLANRQIHAEAAPVFWSQNTFCFLSAFEVIVALRHNLRHQYRNLVTEICVMSPADNGAPLHVSLDRSSPNDACPTDWPLFWHTICNCAGLRTLQISPGMMWANAERFARMFRKCRLLHIVLITLFPLYNRSLEPVEYPSCAYSTMHYCTIYVMLSHGRYSRQAPDSMPDSDYDLGADAKDWMDVAYECFLEVDEVNLHIRQEYLDARYQRRPASSHASSEDGESWFYSFTLSRGGLISQEKYELSWVSQTGIDYHVRLYGLPPSSRQARQATKERFIREKEQRALNGMTDAEAESKKESLQLKKEKREELEEKRQAISEQNRRQPDPNVGWVDPEVAKRQMKKSAEKEVRKSQKENEEMRRMERKRVQS